The Oryzias melastigma strain HK-1 linkage group LG20, ASM292280v2, whole genome shotgun sequence genome includes the window GAGGCAAAGAGAATTTCCTTTAACACGGGAAAgtcagaaaaaatgaacaaaatttttatctcttttacCTTTTGAAGTCTTCCATCtccagtaaaatatatatttacatttatatgaaatttaaataagctttttaatgttttatggatttaaattgataaactaaaaataaaaaaacataaaaaactaaatgatggTGAGTTATTTCCAAACAGATGCATTCATATGATAGTGTTAAATGTTGGGGTTTTATTTTGGAGCAATACTTAATTTTGAGGTTATAGTGGTTTCATTTGAaccaaaattatgttttttctgagttttttataTGAGATAACATAATCCAGAAAAAAGTTATTCCCAACCTCAAAGTTGGGCTAAAACATACCAAGcctggtttatttttaactatatgCCATTTTAGTGCGTAAAACgttcttatttttttggaatataGGTTACATGACACTTCCAAAGAAGCCATGTGAGGTTGCTTTTGCTGGGTTTGACTcacatgtttgttgttttaataacCCTGTGTCTCCATTCGGTTTAAGGGCCATACGTGATGGcggaaacagaagaaaacaagcGCACCAGGACTGCGTACACGCGCGCACAGCTCctggagctggagaaggagTTTCTGTTCAACCGCTACATCTCCAGGCCGCGGCGCGTCGAGCTGGCGCTGACCCTGAGCCTCACCGAGCGCCACATCAAGATCTGGTTTCAGAACCGGCGCATGAAGtggaagaaggaggaggaccGGAGGAGGGCGAGGGGAGGTGATCCGGATCAAGACTCGTCCATCACCTCTGGAGATCAGGGAGAGACTGCAGGTGGAGTCTCCTCCACGAACGGATCTCACAACACGTCCACACCCCCGGTTTCCCCGCTTCACGGTTGCACTCTCTCTGTTCCTGGAACAAGGGAACCAGCATAGACCACTTATTCTGAAGACTGGGACCTTCAGAGAACCTCAAACATCTcgagttacatttt containing:
- the pdx1 gene encoding pancreas/duodenum homeobox protein 1 gives rise to the protein MNREDQYYPSQVFKDPCAYQRPQCDEYSPPPCLYMSRQAHSVYTPPTLGALEQASLPDAAPVYGLPSMREDPGVPQLHHQQELQQPPLQALGYGDTVEQSAYQLPFPWMKTTKSHSHTWKGQWAGPYVMAETEENKRTRTAYTRAQLLELEKEFLFNRYISRPRRVELALTLSLTERHIKIWFQNRRMKWKKEEDRRRARGGDPDQDSSITSGDQGETAGGVSSTNGSHNTSTPPVSPLHGCTLSVPGTREPA